The following are encoded together in the Iodobacter fluviatilis genome:
- a CDS encoding thymidylate synthase: MHQYLDLLQHVLDHGVRKEDRTGTGTVSVFGYQMRFNLADGFPLVTTKKTHLKSITYELLWFLRGETNVNWLQERGVKIWNEWAAADGELGPIYGSQWRSWPTADGRHIDQISEVVRQLKTNPDSRRIIVSAWNVGELDKMALPPCHAFFQFYVAPAQAGDADQRGKLSCQLYQRSADIFLGVPFNIASYAMLVMMLAQTCDLQVGDFVWTGGDCHIYSNHFDQVKEQLSRSPRALPIMKLNPAKKDIFDFELEDFTLEAYDPYPAIKAPIAV, translated from the coding sequence ATGCATCAATATTTGGACCTCTTGCAGCATGTTTTAGACCACGGAGTCAGGAAAGAAGACCGTACGGGTACCGGTACGGTTAGCGTCTTTGGCTATCAAATGCGCTTTAATTTAGCCGATGGCTTTCCACTCGTCACAACCAAAAAAACGCATTTAAAATCGATTACGTACGAATTGCTGTGGTTTTTACGTGGCGAAACAAATGTGAATTGGCTGCAAGAGCGCGGCGTAAAGATTTGGAACGAATGGGCGGCTGCCGATGGTGAATTGGGGCCTATCTATGGCTCTCAGTGGCGTAGTTGGCCAACCGCTGATGGCCGTCATATCGATCAAATAAGCGAAGTCGTTCGGCAGTTAAAAACCAACCCAGATTCCCGCCGAATTATTGTATCGGCATGGAATGTGGGTGAGCTGGATAAAATGGCGTTGCCACCTTGCCATGCTTTCTTTCAATTTTACGTAGCGCCTGCGCAAGCTGGGGACGCGGATCAGCGCGGTAAGCTATCGTGTCAGCTCTATCAGCGTAGCGCCGATATTTTCTTGGGTGTGCCATTTAATATTGCTTCTTACGCCATGCTGGTGATGATGTTGGCGCAAACGTGTGATCTGCAAGTGGGTGATTTTGTCTGGACAGGGGGTGATTGCCACATCTACAGCAATCACTTTGATCAAGTCAAAGAGCAGCTTTCCCGCTCGCCCCGTGCCTTGCCCATTATGAAGCTCAACCCAGCGAAAAAAGATATTTTTGATTTTGAACTTGAAGATTTTACCTTGGAAGCTTACGACCCTTATCCGGCTATTAAAGCCCCAATCGCGGTTTGA
- the greB gene encoding transcription elongation factor GreB produces the protein MSKAFIRETETYDDELPSELRVPAGSKNYMTPGGWRKMKAEFAQLVQKERPELTLLINWAASNGDRSENGDYIYGKRRLREIDRRIRFLTKRLELAEVIDPELREATDQIFFSATVSYLREDGRSETVAIVGVDETDMKRHYISWTSPVARALIKAREGDAVLLRTPAGIEELEITDVIYQALDTEMPSF, from the coding sequence ATGAGTAAAGCGTTTATTCGGGAAACCGAAACCTATGATGATGAGCTGCCTAGCGAGCTACGTGTGCCCGCTGGTAGTAAAAATTATATGACCCCCGGTGGCTGGCGTAAAATGAAGGCAGAATTTGCTCAGCTGGTGCAAAAAGAGCGCCCCGAATTAACGCTACTGATCAACTGGGCCGCCTCTAATGGCGATCGCTCAGAAAACGGTGACTATATCTATGGTAAAAGGCGATTGCGTGAAATTGACCGACGCATTCGTTTTTTAACCAAACGTCTTGAGTTAGCAGAAGTCATTGACCCAGAGCTGCGCGAAGCGACTGATCAAATCTTTTTTAGCGCTACGGTGAGCTACTTAAGAGAAGATGGCAGGAGCGAGACGGTGGCGATTGTAGGTGTGGATGAAACTGATATGAAGCGTCACTATATTAGCTGGACATCCCCCGTTGCTAGGGCGTTGATTAAGGCTCGTGAAGGCGATGCCGTGCTCTTGCGCACTCCCGCCGGAATCGAAGAACTAGAAATTACTGACGTGATCTATCAGGCACTAGACACCGAAATGCCTAGTTTCTAG
- a CDS encoding sulfurtransferase, giving the protein MTPLISASQLQEQLADVLLIDCRHDLANPQAGRLAYAEGHLPGAHFLHLDDDLSGLKTGTNGRHPLPDPQILANKLASLGVSRNRRVVAYDAQGGMYAARLWWLLRWLGHDQVQVLDGGMAAWQGGVVKDLPVSVAAKWVPELRPELKVDVKEVLENIQSAVFTVVDARSPSRFMGEGETMDPVGGHIPGAINRFFQDNLQEDGRFKSVDVLKAEWQQLLAGLDAGQTVQQCGSGVTACHNLLALEVAGLSGARLYAGSWSEWCADAARPFACLLT; this is encoded by the coding sequence ATGACCCCGCTTATTTCTGCTTCGCAATTACAAGAACAGCTGGCCGATGTGTTGCTGATCGATTGCCGCCATGATTTGGCTAATCCGCAGGCGGGGCGATTGGCCTATGCAGAAGGCCATTTGCCGGGTGCGCATTTCTTGCATCTGGACGATGATCTTTCTGGTCTTAAAACAGGGACGAATGGCCGCCATCCTTTGCCTGATCCGCAAATTTTGGCGAATAAGCTGGCGAGTCTTGGAGTAAGTCGTAATCGCCGTGTGGTGGCTTACGATGCGCAGGGTGGTATGTATGCAGCCCGATTGTGGTGGCTGCTGCGCTGGCTGGGGCATGATCAAGTGCAGGTTTTGGATGGTGGGATGGCGGCTTGGCAGGGCGGAGTGGTTAAAGACTTACCCGTATCAGTCGCTGCCAAATGGGTTCCGGAACTGCGTCCTGAGTTAAAGGTGGATGTAAAAGAGGTGCTGGAAAACATCCAAAGTGCCGTTTTTACCGTGGTGGACGCTCGTTCTCCTTCCCGTTTTATGGGTGAGGGTGAAACAATGGATCCGGTGGGCGGGCATATCCCTGGGGCAATTAATCGTTTCTTTCAAGATAACTTGCAGGAAGATGGCCGCTTTAAATCTGTGGACGTGCTAAAGGCCGAGTGGCAGCAGCTGCTGGCCGGTCTGGATGCAGGTCAAACCGTGCAACAATGCGGCTCGGGCGTAACCGCTTGCCATAATCTGCTGGCGCTGGAAGTGGCGGGATTAAGTGGGGCGAGGCTCTATGCCGGTTCTTGGAGTGAGTGGTGCGCGGACGCTGCAAGGCCTTTTGCCTGCTTGCTTACATAA
- the rluB gene encoding 23S rRNA pseudouridine(2605) synthase RluB, whose translation MKTTRSRRPQPAIAERKASERTAQSAGVGKRTGGKPAGDEYSTRNPAFGKAAVTSAKPTAGRGRNAPSASAPVAGRGRNVAVGTPAASPAQGRGRPAAAPVAQQTRGGRSGRGADLPASAYESRGLRTPRSKPNPQGGKAERPTFEAHKAVAAANAAVGIEDETRKIKYKTVSRARRMQLRQGSVKELQMQKELRERRVATTEIPAERLQKALAFTGYGSRRAMEDAIAAGKVSVNGKIAALGSKVSLGDDVRFDGKKVVLKWPDRLPRIVMYHKQEGELVSRDDPEGRVTVFDRLPRLKSSKWVAVGRLDYNTSGLLLFTTSGELANRMMHPSFEVEREYAVRVFGELTQEQINEMLKGIELEDGTAHFASLQRRGGEGFNHWYHVVLKEGRNREVRRMFEHFGLIVSRLIRVRFGAMTLPGRLRRGHFHELTELEILGVMRWAGLKINGRQADE comes from the coding sequence ATGAAAACCACCCGATCACGTCGCCCCCAGCCGGCTATTGCAGAGCGTAAGGCCAGCGAGCGCACCGCGCAGTCCGCAGGTGTGGGTAAGCGTACGGGTGGCAAGCCCGCCGGAGATGAATACTCAACCCGCAATCCCGCCTTTGGCAAAGCAGCTGTAACCAGTGCAAAGCCCACAGCCGGCCGTGGGCGCAATGCGCCAAGTGCAAGTGCGCCAGTCGCTGGCCGAGGCCGCAATGTTGCAGTGGGCACTCCTGCTGCGTCACCAGCACAAGGGCGTGGTCGTCCGGCTGCTGCGCCAGTTGCTCAGCAAACACGTGGTGGCCGAAGTGGCCGTGGTGCGGATTTGCCAGCGTCCGCTTATGAATCCAGAGGGCTGCGTACCCCACGCTCTAAACCAAACCCGCAGGGCGGCAAAGCTGAACGCCCAACTTTTGAAGCGCACAAGGCCGTTGCAGCTGCCAATGCCGCCGTTGGTATTGAAGACGAAACCCGAAAAATCAAATACAAAACGGTGAGCCGTGCTCGCCGTATGCAATTGCGCCAAGGCTCGGTTAAAGAGCTGCAAATGCAAAAAGAATTACGTGAACGCCGCGTTGCCACCACAGAAATCCCAGCCGAGCGTCTGCAAAAAGCGCTGGCCTTTACCGGCTATGGCTCACGCCGTGCTATGGAAGACGCGATTGCAGCAGGCAAAGTATCGGTAAATGGTAAAATTGCCGCTTTGGGTAGCAAGGTTAGCTTGGGTGACGATGTTCGCTTTGATGGCAAAAAAGTTGTATTGAAATGGCCAGATCGCTTGCCGCGTATCGTGATGTATCATAAGCAAGAAGGCGAGTTGGTGAGCCGTGATGACCCTGAAGGCCGTGTTACCGTGTTTGATCGCCTGCCACGTTTAAAATCTAGCAAATGGGTTGCAGTTGGCCGTTTAGATTACAACACCAGTGGTCTGTTACTGTTTACTACATCGGGTGAACTGGCCAACCGCATGATGCACCCTAGCTTTGAAGTAGAGCGTGAGTACGCAGTACGTGTATTTGGTGAGCTGACACAAGAGCAAATCAATGAAATGCTCAAAGGTATCGAATTAGAAGATGGCACGGCCCATTTTGCCAGCCTACAGCGCCGTGGTGGCGAGGGCTTTAATCACTGGTATCACGTTGTGCTTAAAGAGGGCCGTAACCGTGAAGTGCGTCGGATGTTCGAGCATTTTGGTTTGATTGTTAGCCGTTTGATTCGCGTACGCTTTGGTGCAATGACTCTGCCTGGTCGTTTACGCCGTGGTCATTTTCACGAACTAACCGAGTTAGAAATCTTAGGTGTAATGCGTTGGGCTGGCCTGAAAATCAACGGCCGCCAAGCTGACGAGTAA
- a CDS encoding peroxiredoxin, translating into MQTQISQCPELNLLATSESKFDTAALKGQAFILYFYPKDSTPGCTTEGGDFRDHYDQFLAANCQVFGISRDSIKSHENFKAKQNYPFELISDPDETACLSFNVMKQKKMYGKDVRGIERSTFVISAEGEIVKEWRGVKVPGHVVEVLAFVKTL; encoded by the coding sequence ATGCAGACTCAAATATCGCAATGCCCAGAATTAAACTTACTCGCCACCAGTGAAAGCAAATTTGATACCGCAGCACTAAAAGGCCAAGCCTTTATACTGTATTTCTACCCCAAGGACAGCACCCCAGGCTGCACCACCGAAGGGGGAGACTTCCGCGATCATTACGATCAATTCCTCGCCGCAAACTGCCAAGTATTTGGCATCTCCCGTGACAGCATTAAAAGCCACGAAAACTTCAAAGCCAAACAAAACTACCCTTTTGAGTTGATTTCTGACCCAGATGAGACAGCTTGTCTTTCTTTTAATGTCATGAAGCAAAAGAAGATGTATGGTAAAGATGTAAGGGGAATTGAACGCAGCACCTTCGTGATTAGCGCAGAAGGTGAAATCGTTAAAGAATGGCGCGGTGTAAAAGTGCCGGGCCATGTCGTAGAAGTACTGGCGTTTGTAAAAACGCTATAA
- a CDS encoding dihydrofolate reductase has protein sequence MDIAIIAAVAKNGVIGIENRLPWSLPEDLKNFKALTMGSPMLMGRKTFESLPGLLPGRPHWVLTRSPEWQAAGATAYISIEDTLVAAEGYEKLFIIGGGEIYTRALTLANVLYLTEVALSPVGDAYFPEFNKAEWQEVSRQPQLSAKGIEFAYVEYRRI, from the coding sequence ATGGATATAGCAATTATTGCTGCGGTTGCGAAAAATGGGGTTATCGGGATAGAAAACCGGCTGCCTTGGTCTTTGCCTGAAGATCTAAAAAACTTTAAAGCGCTGACGATGGGCTCGCCCATGCTGATGGGGCGTAAAACATTTGAGTCTTTGCCTGGGCTTTTGCCAGGACGCCCGCATTGGGTGCTGACACGTAGCCCAGAGTGGCAAGCAGCTGGTGCAACGGCTTATATCAGTATTGAAGACACCTTAGTAGCCGCAGAGGGGTATGAAAAACTGTTTATTATTGGCGGGGGTGAAATCTATACCCGCGCTTTAACTTTAGCCAATGTGCTTTATTTAACAGAGGTGGCATTAAGCCCCGTTGGAGATGCTTATTTTCCTGAGTTTAATAAAGCAGAATGGCAAGAGGTATCGCGGCAGCCTCAGCTAAGCGCTAAAGGCATTGAATTTGCCTACGTTGAATATCGTCGAATTTAA
- the mutS gene encoding DNA mismatch repair protein MutS yields the protein MAENSNKKSEAKSAKPTHTPFMQQYLRLKSDHPDKLLFYRMGDFYELFFDDAIRAAKLLDITLTTRGSTAGEPIRMAGVPYHAAEQYLARLVKMGESVAICEQVGEVTGKGPVDRKVMRIVTPGTLTDTALMDVKVENRLLALNFVRGKMGMAWLSLASGDFALMDSTPEKLASEIERLRPAEILVSDDAGLAMFDHFQNGSAVIRKLPPWQFEVASAVRNLSRHFETHDLSGFGVVDGMLALGSAGALLEYVRSTQGGALPVLAGLRCELQSQYIELDAATRRNLEITETIRGETSPTLFSLLDHCATGMGSRLLRHWLHHPLRSQPKILQRQNAIVALLATGLFTSIHTALDCISDVERITARIALASARPRDLSSLRDSLAGLPALLQVLPEDEFFAALAKALTPDAQILELLSASIKTEPSVVLREGGVIADGYSAELDELRAIQTHGGEFLLALEARERERTGIPTLKVEYNRVAGYFIEITNSYAGAVPDDYRRRQTMKNAERYITPELKLFEDKALSAQERSLALEKSLYEDLLQRLQPYLGALRLAAQGLATVDVLASLSDTAERGNYIAPQFVDGQLLHIEAGRHPVVEAQIDDFIPNDVDFSVVRKLLLITGPNMGGKSTYMRQVALIVLLAHVGSFVPAQSAVIGKLDRIFTRIGASDDLAGGRSTFMVEMTETANILNNASEHSLVLMDEVGRGTSTFDGLALAWSIAKSLIEKNRAYTLFATHYFELTRLAQDYPVVANVHLDAVEHKDKIVFLHTVQEGPASQSYGVAVAQLAGVPKDVVRAARKKLLELESNSVQGGMQGDLFASAAAARIEPDSHPLLDALAEVDPDALNPREAHDLLYRLCALL from the coding sequence ATGGCGGAAAATTCAAACAAGAAGAGTGAGGCCAAGAGCGCCAAGCCAACTCACACGCCATTTATGCAGCAATACCTGCGTTTAAAGAGCGATCACCCCGATAAACTGCTGTTTTATCGTATGGGTGATTTCTATGAGTTGTTTTTTGACGATGCGATACGCGCGGCAAAGCTGCTGGATATTACGCTGACCACTCGCGGTTCAACAGCTGGCGAGCCGATTCGGATGGCGGGTGTGCCTTATCATGCTGCCGAGCAATATTTAGCCCGACTGGTGAAAATGGGCGAATCGGTAGCAATCTGCGAGCAGGTTGGTGAGGTAACAGGGAAAGGGCCGGTTGATCGCAAGGTCATGCGTATCGTTACCCCAGGTACGCTGACCGATACTGCCTTGATGGATGTAAAGGTAGAGAATCGCTTGTTGGCGCTGAATTTTGTGCGCGGCAAGATGGGTATGGCTTGGTTGTCACTCGCTTCGGGTGATTTTGCCCTGATGGATAGCACACCAGAAAAGCTCGCTTCAGAGATAGAGCGCTTACGCCCCGCTGAGATTTTAGTCAGTGATGATGCAGGGTTGGCGATGTTTGACCACTTTCAAAATGGCTCTGCCGTCATCAGAAAACTACCGCCTTGGCAGTTTGAAGTGGCTAGCGCCGTACGCAATTTAAGCCGCCATTTTGAGACCCATGATTTATCTGGTTTTGGTGTGGTAGACGGTATGTTGGCCCTAGGCTCCGCAGGTGCCTTGCTTGAGTACGTGCGTAGTACGCAAGGTGGCGCATTGCCGGTATTGGCTGGGCTGCGATGTGAATTGCAAAGCCAGTATATTGAGCTAGACGCGGCAACGCGGCGTAATTTAGAAATCACCGAAACGATTCGAGGTGAAACCTCCCCAACGCTATTCTCTTTGCTAGATCACTGCGCAACGGGCATGGGCTCGCGTTTGCTGCGTCACTGGCTGCATCATCCTCTGCGCTCTCAGCCGAAAATTTTACAACGCCAAAATGCTATTGTCGCCTTGTTGGCGACGGGGCTATTTACGTCTATCCACACGGCGCTTGATTGCATCAGCGATGTAGAACGCATTACGGCCCGTATCGCCTTAGCCAGCGCGAGGCCACGTGATTTATCTAGCTTGCGGGATAGCTTGGCGGGCTTGCCTGCCTTGCTGCAGGTGTTGCCAGAAGATGAGTTCTTTGCGGCATTGGCTAAGGCGCTTACGCCAGATGCTCAGATTCTTGAGTTGCTGAGTGCCAGCATTAAAACTGAGCCATCCGTGGTGCTGCGTGAAGGAGGGGTGATTGCCGATGGTTATAGCGCCGAACTCGATGAATTACGCGCCATTCAAACGCATGGCGGGGAATTCTTGTTGGCACTAGAGGCGCGTGAGCGTGAGCGCACGGGCATCCCAACGCTAAAGGTAGAGTACAACCGCGTGGCGGGTTACTTTATTGAAATTACTAATTCTTACGCGGGCGCAGTACCGGATGATTATCGCCGCCGCCAAACCATGAAGAATGCCGAGCGCTATATCACGCCTGAGCTCAAGTTATTTGAAGATAAGGCCCTGAGTGCACAAGAGCGCTCTTTGGCATTAGAGAAATCCCTGTATGAAGATTTGTTGCAACGCTTGCAGCCTTATCTAGGTGCTTTACGTTTGGCGGCACAAGGTTTGGCGACGGTGGATGTGTTGGCAAGCCTGAGCGATACGGCCGAGCGCGGCAACTATATCGCGCCGCAATTTGTGGATGGTCAGCTCTTGCATATCGAGGCTGGCCGCCATCCGGTGGTTGAGGCGCAGATTGATGACTTTATCCCCAACGATGTCGATTTTTCTGTGGTGCGAAAATTGCTGCTGATTACTGGGCCAAATATGGGCGGTAAATCAACTTATATGCGTCAAGTGGCCTTGATTGTATTGCTGGCCCATGTGGGGAGCTTTGTTCCGGCACAAAGTGCTGTCATCGGCAAACTTGATCGCATCTTTACCCGTATTGGGGCATCGGATGATTTGGCGGGTGGGCGCTCAACCTTTATGGTGGAAATGACCGAAACCGCCAATATTTTAAACAATGCCTCGGAGCACTCCTTAGTTTTGATGGACGAAGTGGGGAGGGGGACGTCCACCTTTGATGGTTTGGCCTTGGCGTGGTCAATTGCGAAATCCCTTATCGAGAAAAACCGTGCCTATACCTTGTTTGCCACGCATTACTTTGAGCTAACGCGTTTGGCACAAGATTATCCAGTAGTGGCTAATGTGCATTTAGATGCCGTTGAGCACAAAGATAAGATTGTGTTTTTGCACACCGTACAGGAAGGCCCTGCATCACAAAGTTATGGTGTGGCCGTGGCGCAGTTGGCTGGTGTGCCTAAGGATGTGGTGAGAGCGGCAAGGAAAAAATTACTCGAGCTTGAATCCAATAGCGTACAAGGCGGCATGCAGGGGGATTTGTTTGCATCCGCCGCTGCCGCGCGGATCGAGCCTGATTCGCATCCTTTGTTAGATGCGTTGGCAGAGGTCGATCCAGATGCTTTAAACCCACGAGAAGCGCATGATTTATTGTATCGCCTCTGCGCTCTGCTCTAA
- a CDS encoding HAMP domain-containing histidine kinase, with protein MIATRLDEWPRERMLDRLAGISLLADRTQCILSNLLDHEALKSGSVQIHMESLCLTLLQELLSSWEERLSAKQQVCLLVTCNEPVWADRQVLWQVLDNLLSNASKYDCEALG; from the coding sequence TTGATTGCTACTCGTTTGGATGAATGGCCTAGAGAGCGGATGTTGGATCGATTGGCTGGTATTAGCTTGCTTGCAGATCGTACTCAGTGCATTTTGAGTAATTTATTAGATCACGAAGCATTAAAAAGTGGCTCTGTGCAGATTCATATGGAGTCGCTTTGTTTAACTTTATTGCAAGAGTTGTTATCCAGTTGGGAAGAGCGTCTTTCGGCTAAGCAGCAGGTTTGTTTATTGGTGACTTGCAATGAGCCCGTATGGGCAGACCGGCAAGTGTTGTGGCAAGTGCTGGATAATCTACTATCTAATGCGTCAAAATACGATTGTGAAGCGCTTGGTTGA
- a CDS encoding carboxymuconolactone decarboxylase family protein, giving the protein MSHNYKEVVIDISAQLAQMNKAIPATMAGFGQMAKATHSDGALDKKTKELIAMAIGIAARCQGCLGFHAKACVSLGVSRSEFMEMLQVVIYMGGGPSVMTGAEALQAYEGFGGEKAA; this is encoded by the coding sequence ATGAGCCACAACTACAAAGAAGTCGTAATTGACATCAGCGCACAGCTTGCCCAAATGAATAAAGCGATCCCAGCAACTATGGCGGGCTTTGGTCAAATGGCCAAAGCCACTCACAGCGATGGTGCGCTGGATAAAAAAACCAAAGAATTGATCGCAATGGCCATTGGTATAGCTGCCCGTTGTCAGGGCTGTTTAGGCTTTCATGCCAAGGCGTGTGTGAGTCTGGGTGTGAGCCGTTCGGAGTTTATGGAGATGCTGCAAGTTGTCATTTATATGGGCGGCGGCCCCAGTGTGATGACGGGGGCGGAGGCTTTGCAGGCTTATGAGGGGTTTGGCGGGGAAAAGGCGGCTTAA
- the dcd gene encoding dCTP deaminase: MSIKSDKWIRRMAAEHGMIEPFVPGQVKEVNGERIVSYGTSSYGYDIRCADEFKVFTNINSTIVDPKNFDEGSFVNVSGKGYCIIPPNSFALARTVEYFRIPRNALTVCLGKSTYARCGIIVNVTPFEPEWEGYVTLEFSNTTPLPAKIYANEGVAQVLFFEADADDICETSYRDRGGKYQGQSGVTLPKT, encoded by the coding sequence ATGAGTATCAAATCTGACAAGTGGATTCGCCGCATGGCCGCCGAGCACGGCATGATCGAGCCATTTGTGCCTGGGCAAGTTAAAGAAGTAAATGGCGAACGTATTGTTTCTTATGGTACTTCTAGCTACGGCTACGATATTCGCTGTGCGGATGAATTCAAAGTTTTTACCAATATTAACTCGACCATTGTTGACCCAAAAAACTTTGACGAAGGCAGCTTTGTGAATGTTTCTGGTAAGGGATATTGTATTATTCCGCCAAATTCTTTCGCCTTGGCACGCACTGTGGAGTATTTCCGTATTCCGCGTAATGCACTGACCGTGTGCTTGGGTAAATCGACTTACGCGCGTTGCGGCATTATTGTGAATGTAACCCCGTTTGAGCCTGAGTGGGAAGGCTATGTGACGTTGGAGTTTTCTAACACCACGCCGCTCCCTGCAAAAATTTACGCCAACGAAGGCGTAGCGCAAGTCTTGTTCTTTGAGGCGGATGCGGATGATATCTGCGAAACCTCCTACCGTGATCGCGGTGGCAAGTATCAAGGCCAAAGTGGCGTAACGCTGCCTAAAACCTAA
- a CDS encoding RNA methyltransferase produces the protein MNTNPSSNSALSCLSRIRVVLSHTSHPGNIGSTARAMKTMGISQLYLINPKEFPSETATALASNADDVLDTAIVVSSMEEALAGTTLQIALTARRRELAHPLQTPRQLAPEIIQSIQAGHDIALVFGTEMSGLTIDEVLLCNRMATIPTNPDYSSLNLAQAVQVFAYEIHATLLDDVSHLAQERDSATHDAMEHFFTHLEETLSTIGFLKPDAPKRLMPRMRRMFTRANLEREEVDILRGWLRATTTTDRWPKPPK, from the coding sequence ATGAATACAAATCCATCAAGTAATTCTGCCCTTAGCTGCCTTTCCCGCATCCGAGTTGTGCTTTCTCACACCTCACACCCAGGTAATATCGGCTCAACCGCCCGTGCCATGAAAACGATGGGAATCAGCCAACTATATTTGATTAACCCCAAAGAATTTCCCTCAGAAACGGCTACTGCCTTAGCCAGCAATGCCGACGATGTGCTTGATACCGCCATTGTGGTGAGCAGCATGGAAGAAGCACTGGCAGGCACCACCTTGCAAATTGCCCTTACCGCCCGCCGCAGAGAGCTGGCGCATCCATTACAAACCCCAAGGCAACTTGCGCCAGAAATCATCCAGAGCATCCAAGCGGGCCACGATATTGCCTTGGTGTTTGGGACCGAGATGTCGGGCTTAACCATTGATGAAGTTTTGCTTTGCAACCGTATGGCAACGATCCCTACTAATCCAGATTACTCCAGCCTCAATTTAGCCCAAGCCGTGCAAGTGTTCGCTTATGAGATACATGCAACCTTGCTCGATGATGTTTCCCATCTTGCCCAAGAGCGAGACAGCGCCACGCACGATGCAATGGAGCATTTCTTTACCCATCTGGAAGAAACGCTGAGTACGATTGGTTTTCTTAAACCCGACGCCCCTAAACGCCTGATGCCCAGAATGCGCCGCATGTTTACCCGCGCCAATCTGGAACGAGAAGAAGTTGATATTTTGCGTGGCTGGCTACGCGCCACCACAACCACAGATAGATGGCCTAAACCACCCAAATAA
- a CDS encoding inositol monophosphatase family protein, whose product MHPMLNTAVRAARRAASIIQRASSNLDHLTVEKKGQNDFVSEVDRAAEQAIIDTILEAYPTHAILAEESGRRGESEYTWIIDPLDGTTNFLHGVPQYAVSIALEYKGVITQAVVYDPCRNDLFTATRGVGAYLNDRRIRVSKVRELSEGLIATGFPYTRFDNLENYINIFRDMTQKSAGLRRPGAAALDLAYVACGRYDGFFEFDLKTVDIAAGSLLVQEAGGLVTDLNGEEGFLQSGDILCGTPRVFGQMLSVIRQHNA is encoded by the coding sequence ATGCATCCAATGCTCAATACCGCTGTGCGTGCCGCACGCCGCGCCGCTTCAATTATCCAACGTGCATCTAGCAATTTGGATCACCTTACGGTAGAAAAAAAAGGCCAAAATGATTTTGTGTCTGAAGTAGACCGTGCGGCAGAGCAAGCCATTATCGATACCATTCTCGAAGCGTATCCAACGCACGCCATCTTGGCCGAAGAATCAGGTCGCCGCGGCGAATCAGAATACACATGGATTATTGATCCATTGGATGGCACCACCAACTTCTTGCATGGCGTTCCTCAGTACGCAGTATCTATTGCGCTAGAGTATAAGGGTGTGATCACCCAGGCCGTGGTTTACGATCCTTGCCGCAATGATTTATTCACGGCAACCCGCGGTGTTGGTGCTTATTTGAATGATCGCCGTATCCGCGTATCCAAAGTACGTGAATTATCTGAAGGATTGATCGCTACGGGCTTTCCATATACCCGCTTCGATAATCTCGAAAACTACATCAATATTTTCCGCGATATGACACAAAAATCAGCGGGTCTGCGCCGCCCAGGTGCTGCTGCCTTGGATCTGGCTTATGTGGCATGTGGTCGTTACGATGGTTTCTTTGAATTTGATCTTAAAACTGTTGATATTGCGGCGGGCTCTCTGCTGGTGCAAGAAGCGGGTGGTTTGGTTACCGATCTGAATGGTGAAGAGGGTTTCTTGCAATCTGGCGATATTCTTTGTGGTACACCCCGCGTATTTGGCCAAATGTTGTCAGTAATTCGTCAGCACAACGCTTGA